In a genomic window of Ipomoea triloba cultivar NCNSP0323 chromosome 3, ASM357664v1:
- the LOC116012104 gene encoding ribosome biogenesis protein TSR3 homolog: MGNNKQRRFKNHRGQTSRSHQPLYPPSNEESLPVDLGEEEDKERPSVQLAMWDFGQCDAKRCTGRKLARFGFLKELRVNSGFGGIALSPAGSHCISREDHALIERKGLAVVDCSWARLDDVPFAKLRCAAPRLLPWLVAANPVNYGRPCELSCVEALAAGLIICGEEESAHLLLNKFKWGHAFLSLNRELLKAYSECKTSAEIISAQNEWLSRQRPVPQTLTQPQGENAESHNDDENSSNESDDGLPPLEKNMNHLNFVDSDEESE, translated from the exons ATGGGTAACAATAAGCAGAGGCGATTCAAGAACCATCGCGGCCAAACCAGCCGCAGCCATCAACCTCTTTATCCGCCCAG TAATGAGGAGTCACTACCCGTTGATTTAG GTGAAGAGGAGGATAAAGAACGCCCTAGTGTTCAGCTTGCTATGTGG GATTTTGGTCAATGTGATGCAAAAAGATGCACTGGACGCAAGCTTGCAAGATTTGGTTTTTTGAAA GAATTGCGTGTTAACAGTGGTTTTGGTGGCATTGCTTTAAG TCCTGCTGGATCACATTGCATCTCCAGAGAAGATCATGCATTAATTGAACGGAAGGGATTAGCTGTTGTGGATTGTTCATGGGCACGCTTGGATGATGTACCTTTTGCAAAGCTACGTTGTGCTGCTCCTCGTCTTT TGCCATGGTTGGTAGCAGCAAATCCAGTAAATTATGGTCGACCTTGTGAACTATCTTGTGTTGAGGCATTAGCTGCTGGTTTAATTATCTG TGGTGAAGAGGAAAGTGCACATTTATTGCTGAACAAGTTCAAATGGGGTCATGCTTTCTTATCCCTCAACAG AGAACTTTTGAAGGCATACTCTGAATGTAAGACCAGTGCAGAAATTATTTCAGCTCAAAATGAATGGCTCTCCAGGCAAAGACCGGTTCCACAAACTCTTACACAACCACAAG GAGAGAATGCTGAATCTcataatgatgatgaaaattCTTCTAATGAGTCTGACGATGGACTTCCACCGCTCGAAAAGAATATGAATCATTTGAACTTTGTGGATAGTGATGAAGAGAGCGAATAA